One Bufo gargarizans isolate SCDJY-AF-19 chromosome 4, ASM1485885v1, whole genome shotgun sequence DNA window includes the following coding sequences:
- the LOC122933714 gene encoding uncharacterized protein LOC122933714 yields MSSNTFSYDIETTNSIISQVQFGNDFLQIPAQEWKTRDYTRDLRRLTSLILHCSTLTEYHKNNRIPRGLRSHLRPTLFKDDADFCDRFENIINKCSFDLMLLTIDKARHTIEDLQKQITATEEQLSSILPTEEWTTLKEKTSKQTSEYQKYTEGTKRAKFIRDAEDYRLNRVYRWRDLNPQAGWDNRNHDFSSGQSSSGSESGRINTQRRRHFLGRGQNRYRQGRGDRGEVRGGDPDNRILTRSQIR; encoded by the exons ATGTCGTCAAATACATTTTCATATGACATCGAAACCACGAACAGTATCATCTCCCAAGTCCAGTTTGGCAACGACTTTCTACAGATTCCAGCTCAGGAATGGAAGACTCGAGACTACACACGCGACCTGCGTAGATTAACCTCTTTAATATTACATTGCAGCACCCTCACGGAGTACCACAAAAATAATCGTATACCGAGAGGTTTACGCTCGCATCTACGTCCGACATTATTCAAGGACGACGCCGACTTTTGTGACCGCTTTGAGAACATTATTAACAAGTGCTCATTCGATCTCATGTTACTAACCATTGACAAGGCCCGACATACTATAGAGGACCTTCAGAAACAAATCACAGCAACGGAAGAACAATTATCAAGTATACTACCCACGGAAGAGTGGacaacattaaaagaaaaaacatctAAACAAACTTCCGAATACCAGAAATATACAGAAGGTACCAAAAGGGCGAAATTTATCAGGGACGCCGAGGATTACAGGCTAAACAGGGTATACAGATGGCGCGACCTCAATCCACAAGCAGGCTGGGACAACAGAAATCACGACTTCTCCTCAGGACAAAGTTCATCCGGTTCAGAAAGCGGAAGGATCAACACTCAACGCCGCAGGCATTTTTTAGGACGAGGACAGAACCGTTACAGACAAGGAAGAGGCGACCGcggagaagtcagaggaggagatCCCGACAATCGAATCCTGACTCGATCACAG ATTCGATAG